The Osmia lignaria lignaria isolate PbOS001 chromosome 3, iyOsmLign1, whole genome shotgun sequence genome includes the window CCGACATCGCGACACGTGCGAATTAACCGCGACGACCGGACAGCAGCATCGTTCGTCTCTCgccctcccttttttttttttttttcttctcctcggTACGCCGTTAACCAGCGAGAACAAGCTCCTCGCTGATATAAGATTCTACTCTTCTCGTTGATTCCCCTTTATCGACGCGCCGTACACGCTCCGCCGGGAGGGTTTTATATTTACGCGCGGAAATAATTCGTTTACGCGCATGCGCAGCGGCGTGGTACGCTCGGCCACTTGTCCGTGCCCGTTACGTTAACGGATCGAGTTAACAGGATTTTGTATTCCAGAGAGAGAAGGCGAGGATAACACTTATCCAATGATACGTTCACTCTCTAACAGTTGCAATCTCTTGCACCGTGATACCGGCTTCGTGACACGATCAAGATCCCACGATGTGATCGAAGCTTCGTTTGCTTGAAGGGCAAAGTGTGATTCGGTCGCCGGTGTATGAGAAGCGGTATATTACGTTCGCGATACTAGCGCCAGAGAAAAACAAATCGCTGGGGTATACCAGCTTGTTCGAGTTGTTTGTTTACTAGCTCTTCACGAGGCACGAACGTGCTTACTCAGTTTCAATTTCGTAATAAATATGTGACTGCGTCGTGCGTGTTTACAATACCTTCGTGTCACGCGGAAACACACGCGTTACGTCGTCGACATTGACTCGATTCGACGAATACGTCTACTCCCCGCCGTTTTGTATCCCCTCTGCGTTCCCTTGTTGCGGTCGAATCGTTTGTTGACAAGTTCAATAGGTATATCGTTCCCTGTTCGATGGAGCACGTGGATTATTCGCGGCACACCGAATCACACTGTTCTATTAATAGACACACTGGCACGCACTGTAGTTAACATGTCACAGCACCGTTCACCGATCTATCGACCGCACGACAAATCGATTGTCGAACGCACGTGCGTATTGATTGCTCGATCGATGGAAGAGCACTCTTTTATTCGGCGATGAAAACACGCCTTCGAACCGTACAGACGTGGCTCCGATGTAATTATTCGACTGCCACAGTTCACGATATATATCGATATAGTAGCACCAACAGCACCGCGATCCTTACGCACGCCTATCTTTGTTGACTGTCACTCTGATAATCTCGCGACACGCTCCGAAATACTACACACGCGACGACTACGGTAACGACCACGACGATGACGACACTTGAGCACACTTACGACACGTCGCGTTGTGCTCTCCATGACAGAACGCTCCCGCGGACGTCCATCTGCGATCTGGCCCGTTTAACTCGGCCTCTATGCCGCCGGCAGCGCTCACTCTCGCTCGATCGACCGTAGCACGCCCTCTCGGCGCCGATACTACGCCAGCGCGGAATCTAGTGCCCCCTATGATTCTCCCGTAGCGTGCAATGCGCAGGCgcaacaatttttcaattttttttcagttttcatATTCTTTACATTCCTTAAATGTACAACTTTTTATTTATACCTATCTGTATCACCAGAAACTTACACTGAAACATACAAAACAGcataattaataccaatattcGTTTAAAACACATGCTCAACATATAAGCTTTATGAATAAACTGAAATGTACTATAATTAAATACGATTATTCAGCGGATAATTCATTCCGCAATAAATGACGataatgtaaaaaattgtattatgaaTAATGTAATTTTCAGATTATGTAATGGGATATGTAACTAGAAGATTTAATAAAGCTTgtgttcaattttctttatcgGTAAACATAGAAAAACTTTTCAGAAGGAAAGTGTTCTTTTATATAACGTGCTACTGATAGATACATACatgaaattgtattttaatagttttaccttttattaaataattcaaatgtcACCCTTTCAACGTTtgcaaagtttaaaattttatgaacGTGTATATTTGAACAAACTCAAAATATAAACTATTACGGCTCAAGTCATGCGAATGCTTAAATAAAATCAGCTGATGTTTGCTTCCGGTTCAATGTTCGAGTTTTCTTTTCCGGTTCATCCAGTCCAACGTTCCAGTGTTTGGAAGACTGACTGTAAAGATGGTAGATGAAGCTGGTGACAGGTTCGTAGGCGAAGTTATTTTCGGCTTTTCATGCGAAATTCATTACTCCTATCTAGTTCAAACGTACACAACGCAATTTCTTATGatgatataaaatatatgtttaaataaagttATTAACCACACATATATTCCCTGGAATTCAAGAGATTAATCTTTCATAATCTCCTCTACTTATCCGTGAATATTTCGCTAACTTGTAAAATTCCACCTCAAGGTGAAGCTGAAAATCACTGTTTACTGagaattcattattttatgcGTTACATTTATTATTCTTGCAATCTTTTCATGTTTCTACCTGGTTCCAATATAATGTTTCAATTGTTACtatgaatatttattcattaaattcAGTTTCAGTTTAATAAAACGTTAGCTAAACATTCAACATTAGAAATAATGCTTTGTCTCTGTCATAAATGTGTTTGTATTCAAACAAATCAGACTCTGATTAGTTGCAATCAACATCTTACATAACACacaaaagaattaatatttgataatcATTATAAAATCTAGTACAAATGATTGGATAATATatacaaatacaaataaattttaaatagcagGCAAATCTAGATATGTTTAATTGGTTTAAATATcatcataaattttataattattaatcagtTATGTTTTTACGTGAATGCAATTGCAATTGTAATTTATGTAACTTGTATAAAATGCTTCTTcacaaattaaatatatatttcttgcagggatgattctgcaaatgttGCCATTATTAGAGAGGTGTATGATAATGAGAACGCACATGAAACGTTCGAATATGAACTAGAAAGAGCATTAGAATCAGAATGCAATTTAATTGTTATTGAACCATCTAAACTAGGTGATGAAACCTCCAGGTGGATAGCAGTAGGTAACTGTCTTCATAAGACTGCAGCATTATCGGGTCTTGCAGCCATAACCACAGGTTTGTAAAACTTATACTTTGCTTCATATATaccattattatttattaaaattatattattatgtattttatagGTTTGATTTGGGGTGACAAACCCTATATCTGTGGTCCATTAGGTTTTATATCTATCATATCCTGTGGACTTTATACAGTTTCATGGCAGTTTGACCCCTGTTGTCAGTACCAGGTTGAAACTGACACAAGTAAGCTACCACATGTAGAATTGCTAGCTGTTTTAGGACCATCATCTCCAACATTTCTTGTAAAAAAAGAtgatacaagaagaagaattctaCACACAACTATTACATTGGTAGCACTCAGTATCAGTGCCTGGAGAGTGTATCAGGCATTTAAATGAAATGATTGCTATCCAGACAGAAAGAATCTAAATTATAAAAACCAGTAAGGTAGGCCGTACGATGCATCGTATATGATCGTAGTAAGGCCTAGTATAGAAATTTGTGAATTACAATTTCATGTATATTAATGGGGAATTGTTGAGCCATACTATGAATCTGTTTTCATTTGATGTTTATATCCTTTTTATGTTTTGACTCTACCTCAAATGAACGGTATTTTtacgaagaaaaaataaagtagaaatacATAACACAACAGattagaaaacaaaattttcaacatAAAGCATGATATCTCTTAAGGCTCCAGATTGTCAGTGTATGATCTCCATCTTGTTGATTATATTTTGCAGTTAATTTTAATACAGAAAAAAAGACACAATCATATTCACACACTTTAAGTGAAGCAACTACTGCTATAAGTGTTCTTAGAGTTATACGAAATTGCAACTATACATCTGGACAGTTGAatttagaattatatatttttagatTGTAAATAAAGTAGATAGAATACACTGCATATGATATACTACAGAGAATGTTGCATAGATTTTCTCACCCAGTGATATAGCCcagttgaaagaaaaaaaatattgtatacacaaaacaaaaaatatattacgTTAACCTTATTGTCATTTGGCAATCGTTGTAATCAGCATAATAAACATAACTTTTGTTGGTTATGTAAGCCTCTTGTGCTACATACAAAGAATTTGAATATCAAAAATAAACGTCAAAAACATTCCGGAATGAACAATGataacaaatattatataatctaatatatgtatatcaactTTTTGAAAGACTTGCAATTCACAAATTTTTACATCTACTTGTATATACACGGAAAAACTAATAAACGAGCaaaaatacatatacatacaatgCACTTCAAGTATTTCTGTAGTAAAGATCTCGGAAAATATGCGAAAACTAAGCAACATCTTTTGTAACCATTAATATCATTTACCTTTGTAACAAGCAAGATAAAAATGTTGCGATTTAGAACACAAACAAGATATCCATTACTTCAAAAAAACATTACGTACTATATAagcttttttttaatatataaaagtataaaatttatttaaactgtgtgtgtttttttttttatcatttatctaCTCAGCTTTGATTTTAAAGAATTTGTAGTATAAAACGGAAGAGAATGAAGTTAGTGGTCAcaaatattttaagtaatatttaagaattttcctgttttttttGCATAATATTTGTTTATATATCAAAATTCAATAAATCAAAAACTTGCTTAATTACTTTATGTTATCTGCATTTCATATATTATACAAGTACATACTTTAGTGTAGTTACCTAAAAGTGTGTATTTGTACTAtacttctttttaattatattattgttaGTTAAACTTGATACTAATAATATGAAAGAATATATTAAACATTACAAAACATcactaataaataaaaaggataTATAAATAAGAGTTACTAATCCTGCCATGACAACAAAATATACCAATCactgtatattatataatatactttaaatattcgAAGTATTAGCCAAATATCTGTCATGATACCACAGTGATTGCACAATTGTAAcatataacaaataaaatatcaGAAATGAAATAGGCTCCAATTTTGATGAATGATACGTTGAATGAATTGTTATATGTCACTTATAACTCCAAAAGACTATTGCTCAGCATTTTCAAGCAtttattttagatttatttgaaatttatgcaaatatatcCAGTTTATAGACATTtactttttagaatttttattacatttataaaacaaactttcaCAATTACTTATTATTAAATAGCGGAATTTTACGAAACTTTTCAAGTTACAGGTGACACGCGTATTTAAGAGTGCTTAATTTCGTTAAAACATTTGTAGtattaaaatgtatataatgtAAACATATTCCACTTCTAAGTGGCATaataaaatatagttttgaaTATAACTATTTTTATTACACTCCCGAAATTCCCTAGTTAAAAATTACTTGAATTGATAATAACAACGGtgtaaaataatacaaaaataggTGCGATAAATCAAACAAAACATGATACAGAAAAAATCGAATTAGAGTGCACTTTGTACACTGTAGCAATTCAGAAAGGGTTATTCTTTCTTAGCTATCTTTCTTGCTCTTTTATGCATTATCCAGAAATAAAGAGATGGACATAAAACTCTTAAGTATATTGCACATTTTGGGACAAATGGAGCTATTACTACATCTTTCTCCTGCTTTAATACTGCTTTCAAAATATAGTTTGCTACATATTCTGGAGAGTATCCCTCTTCTGTAGCTTGGTCCATTGCTATAATAATATGTTTTATATagacaaatatttgaataaaatttaatatttttatttaccaaCCTCCATAAATCTGTCCAGTTCCTGTTATTGCATTAAGAGAAATAGCAGTTTTTATATAACCAGGACTGGCAACTGTAACTTTTATATTCTGATCAGCCAATTCTGCTCTGCAACTATCACACCATGCTTGTAATGCGTGTTTAGAAGCAGCATATGCAGA containing:
- the Pmi gene encoding transmembrane protein Pmi, whose amino-acid sequence is MVDEAGDRDDSANVAIIREVYDNENAHETFEYELERALESECNLIVIEPSKLGDETSRWIAVGNCLHKTAALSGLAAITTGLIWGDKPYICGPLGFISIISCGLYTVSWQFDPCCQYQVETDTSKLPHVELLAVLGPSSPTFLVKKDDTRRRILHTTITLVALSISAWRVYQAFK